A stretch of the Malus domestica chromosome 08, GDT2T_hap1 genome encodes the following:
- the LOC139197984 gene encoding uncharacterized protein → MERFFKRKSSSGSGSSNNVDSSNTVGSSRTPSSRQSQLDDVLGNLQADPGLRTRIIDYDANMRDEVRRLYLQKGPCQPRGHNFPITNMSGINRRFIPQWFDEFDWLEYSVSKDAAFCLYCYLFKTNFEQVGSEAFTGDGFKNWKKGRERFKMHVGPVGSVHNKAREAATNLMNQATHIETAVSKHSDQTRKAYRTCLIASIKCTKFLLRQGLPFRGHDESATSSNRGNYLELLQFLADNNDKVREVVMENAPGNLKLLAPSIQKEIVNSCALETLDAIMDGLKDKFFSILVDEARDVSVKEQMAMVLRYVDDNGHVIERFVGIQHVTDTTSSSLKDAIDTLFSRYGLSISKLRGQGYDGASNMRGELNGLKTKILREQPCAYYVHCFAHQLQLALVAVAKNNIDIASFFATANNVVNHVGASCKRRDSLRGQLQEELVIAFENDCLITGRGLNQETSLKRAGDTRWNSHYGTLISIISMFSSVVHVLQMVIDDNPNESVGEANTLMRVILTFEFVFHLFLMKVILGLTNDLSQALQRKDQEIVNAMALVKSCKEKLYWMRNNGFDALVDEVSSFCEKHHIDVPNMEEAFILPGRSRRYAPIKTNRHHYRVELFIYVIDEQITELEDRFNEEGSHEDQPLFKRKLQTVTTTQSKASKDYRSLSILSDTG, encoded by the exons ATGGAACggttttttaagagaaagtcATCATCGGGTTCGGGTAGTTCGAATAATGTTGATAGTTCAAATACTGTTGGTAGTTCAAGAACTCCAAGTTCAAGACAAAGTCAGTTAGATGATGTTTTGGGTAATCTTCAAGCGGATCCTGGATTAAGAACTCGAATAATAGATTATGACGCTAATATGAGAGATGAGGTCCGAAGATTATATCTACAAAAAGGACCTTGTCAACCTAGAGGTCATAATTTCCCAATAACTAATATGTCGGGAATTAATCGACGCTTCATTCCCCAATggtttgatgagtttgattggttggagtatagtGTATCTAAAGATGCGGCATTTTGTCTCTATTGCTATctctttaaaaccaattttgaaCAAGTGGGTAGTGAAGCTTTCACTGGAGATGGATTTAAGAAttggaagaaagggagagaaagatttaaGATGCATGTTGGACCGGTTGGGAGTGTTCATAATAAGGCTAGAGAAGCTgctacaaatttgatgaatcaaGCTACACATATTGAAACGGCAGTGAGCAAACACTCTGACCAAACTCGTAAGGCTTATCGCACATGCTTGATTGCTTCAATCAAGTGCACTAAGTTTTTATTGCGACAAGGTCTTCCTTTTCGTGGCCATGATGAAAGTGCCACTTCAAGCAATAGGGGAAATTACTTGGAGTTATTGCAATTCCTTGCagataataatgataaagttagagaagttgtgatggaaaatgctccggggaatctcaaattactagctccttccattcaaaaagaaattgtgaattcatGTGCCCTTGAAACACTTGATGCTATCATGGATGGTCTAAAAGATAAATTCTTTTCAATATTGGTGGATGAAGCACGTGATGTGTCTGTGAAAGAGCAAATGGCTATGGTGTTGCGTTATGTGGATGACAACGGGCATGTAATTGAAAGATTTGTGGGTATCCAACATGTTACCGACACTACTTCAAGTTCACTAAAGGATGCTATTGACACATTGTTTTCTCGCTATGGTTTGAGCATTTCCAAGCTACGAGGACAAGGTTATGATGGTGCTAGCAATATGAGAGGTGAGTTGAAtggccttaaaacaaagatattgagagaacaaccttgtgcatattatgttcattgctttgctCATCAACTTCAACTAGCTCTTGTTGCCGTAGCAAAGAATAATATAGACATTGCCTCTTTTTTTGCAACGGCTAATAATGTGGTTAATCATGTTGGAGCATCTTGTAAGCGGCGTGATTCACTTAGAGGGCAACTTCAAGAAGAGCTTGTGATAGCTTTTGAAAATGATTGTCTTATAACGGGGCGAGgcttaaatcaagaaacaagtcTCAAACGTGCCGGTGACACACGATGGAACTCACACTATGGTACCTTGATTAGCATCATTTCTATGTTTTCATCCGTGGTTCATGTGCTTCAAATGGTTATTGATGATAATCCCAATGAAAGTGTGGGTGAAGCAAATACGTTAATGAGAGTGATACTtacttttgagtttgtgtttcaccttttcttgatgaaagtcatattgggactcacaaatgatttgtcacaagcattgcaaaggaaagatcaagaaattgtgaatgcaatggctTTAGTGAAATCATGCAAGGAAAAGCTATATTGGATGAGGAATAATGGGTTCGATGCATTGGTTGATGAAgtatcttctttttgtgaaaaacatcatATTGATGTTCCTAACATGGAAGAGGCATTTATACTTCCAGGGAGGTCAAGGCGTTATGCTCCAATAAAGACAAATCGTCATCATTATCGTGTGGAGCTCTTTATTTATGTCATTGATGAGCAAATTACGGAGTTAGAGGATCGCTTTAATGAG GAAGGGTCACACGAGGATCAGCCGCTATTTAAGCGTAAACTCCAAACCGTAACCACCACACAGAGCAAAGCAAGCAAAGACTACCGCTCTCTCTCTATACTATCTGACACGGGATAA
- the LOC103440905 gene encoding cytokinin dehydrogenase 7-like, with product MIAYLECFVSESRHDDGVSSLSKALGLQGTVADFGGEAGRDFGGMKSFPPLAFIRPAGADDVARVVKEAARSSNLTVAARGNGHSINGQAMADRGLVLDMRSLGEHLRVVRASDGSVYADVSGGALWEDVLKRCVSEHGMAPRSWTDYLSLTVGGTLSNAGVSGQAFRYGPQTSNVTELEVVTGKGEIFNCSEKENSELFFGALGGLGQFGIITKAKVLLQPAPDMVRWIRLVYTEFDDFTRDAELLVTRQDDGGDSFDYVEGFAFVNSDNPADGRPSVPLDPQETFDPAHLPRTSGPILYCLELAHHYRNTDRPSSVDTGVNRLLGGLGFVEELKFQVDLSYVEFLLRVKRAEEHAKANGIWDAPHPWLNMFVSKSDIADFDRTVFKKILKDGIGGPMLVYPLRRSKWDTRTSVVLPESEIFYIVALLRFTPPYPKGPSAENLVAQNQEIIQYCTRKGFDFKLYLPHYRSQEDWKRHFGSDQWSRFVERKKCFDPMAILAPGQKIFSRVPQP from the exons ATGATAGCTTACCTGGAATGCTTCGTCTCCGAATCGAGGCACGACGACGGCGTTTCGAGCCTCTCCAAGGCGCTGGGCCTCCAGGGCACCGTCGCCGACTTTGGCGGCGAAGCCGGGAGAGACTTCGGGGGAATGAAGTCGTTCCCGCCGCTGGCTTTCATCAGGCCGGCCGGCGCCGACGACGTGGCGAGGGTGGTGAAGGAGGCGGCGAGGTCCTCGAATCTGACGGTGGCGGCGCGGGGGAACGGCCACTCGATCAACGGCCAGGCGATGGCGGATCGAGGCCTCGTCCTGGACATGCGTTCGTTGGGGGAGCATCTCCGGGTTGTGAGGGCCAGCGACGGTTCCGTCTACGCTGACGTGTCGGGAGGGGCATTATGGGAAGACGTGCTGAAACGGTGCGTTTCCGAGCACGGGATGGCGCCGCGGTCGTGGACTGATTACTTGAGCTTGACGGTGGGCGGGACGTTATCCAACGCGGGCGTCAGCGGTCAGGCTTTCCGTTACGGTCCACAAACGTCGAACGTTACGGAGTTAGAAGTCGTTACGGGGAAGGGAGAAATTTTTAACTGCTCCGAAAAGGAAAACTCGGAGCTGTTTTTCGGCGCACTTGGCGGACTCGGTCAGTTCGGTATCATCACCAAAGCTAAGGTTCTTCTGCAACCCGCCCCGGACATG GTAAGATGGATAAGGCTGGTGTACACCGAGTTTGACGACTTCACTCGGGACGCCGAGTTGCTGGTGACTAGGCAGGACGACGGCGGCGACTCGTTCGACTACGTGGAAGGCTTCGCATTCGTCAACAGCGACAACCCGGCGGACGGGCGTCCCTCGGTGCCGCTGGATCCGCAGGAGACATTCGACCCGGCCCATCTCCCCCGAACCTCCGGGCCAATCCTCTACTGCCTCGAACTCGCTCATCACTACCGCAACACCGACCGCCCCTCATCCGTCGATACG ggCGTGAACAGATTGCTTGGAGGCCTCGGATTCGTTGAGGAGTTGAAGTTCCAAGTGGACCTCAGCTACGTCGAGTTTTTATTGCGTGTGAAGCGCGCAGAGGAACACGCCAAGGCCAATGGAATTTGGGACGCGCCTCACCCTTGGTTGAACATGTTCGTGTCGAAATCAGATATCGCTGATTTCGATCGGACGGTGTTCAAGAAGATCCTCAAGGATGGGATCGGAGGGCCCATGCTTGTCTACCCTCTCCGGCGAAGCAA GTGGGATACTCGTACATCTGTGGTGCTACCGGAAAGCGAAATCTTCTACATAGTGGCATTGCTACGCTTCACTCCACCATACCCAAAAGGCCCCTCCGCCGAGAATCTGGTggcccaaaaccaagaaataATACAATACTGCACCAGAAAAGGGTTCGATTTCAAGCTTTATCTGCCTCACTATCGATCCCAGGAGGATTGGAAGCGACATTTCGGAAGTGATCAATGGTCGAGATTCGTGGAGCGGAAGAAGTGCTTCGATCCAATGGCCATCCTTGCTCCTGGACAGAAAATCTTCTCGAGGGTTCCTCAACCCTAG